In the Lactobacillus paragasseri genome, TCAATTAAATCCATATTAGTATAAACAACAATTACAGAATCATCGCGACCGCTATCAGTAACTTGTTTTAAGTCCATTGTTCCAAGCAACTGACCAGGAGTAACATGATCTCCCTTTTGAATTTCCATCTTAAAAGGTGCCCCATTTAACTCCACTGTATCAATTCCTAAGTGTACAAGGATTTCTAATCCTTCTTTGGTCTTAATACCAATAGCGTGCTTAGTAGGAAATAAAGTAGATATGTCGCCCTCTACTGGTGAATGAATTTCTCCACTAGTAGGCTTAATAGCATAACCATCGCCTAACATTTTAGTAGAAAACACATCATCTTTTACTTCGGTAATTGGTATTAATTCACCATCAACAGCGGCATCTACTTCTAATCCTTTATTTTTCTTTTTAAAAAAATTAAACATTTCTCTAACCTCTTAAACCTTTTAATCCAATTAAACCCAGCAAAAGAATACACAAAACATACAATACTGTACTGATGATAATAGTTGTCTTAAAATACGCTATTGCTCTGTCTGTAACTTTAAAACTATGTAAAGCACGTAAGCCAAAAAGACTTAATAGAAAACAAATAATATTGCCTACTAGCAACTGACAGAAACACTGACAAATCCAAAAAATTTTTAGTTCTTTGGTACTATTGACTAACTTATCTTTCTTTATCCAGCAATAATATCCTAAAAGAAAATCAGTAATGGCAACAATGACGGAAACAGCTATCGTGGGCTGACTATGAAACATATCTGCCAAACTTACTTTCGTCATTACAACTCTAAATTCAAGCAGTCCCCAAAAAAGTAGCGGAGCAACAAGTAGAATAATTGAGTACCACTTCAAAATAGAACGTATATTTAACCGTAGTCGTTCCATAATCTGATCACAAAAATCAGTTACTTTATTCTTCGTCATCGTCCACATTATCTAACTCTCCTTTTTGTTCCTCCCACTGATAGTACTTAGCAATCAAAAGGTCAATGAAAGTATACGCAGGACTAAAGGCGTCATTGGTAGCCTCTTCTCCCCCAGAAAATTTTTTAAACTTCAAGGTACGGAAGAAAAAACTATAATCTACTAATGAGATCAACTCTGCTGGGCGCAAGGTTGTAAATGATACTGTCGTTATTTTGTTATTCAAAAGTTTTATCTTACTTATTTCATCGCGGATTTGAATATTATCACCACTATAAGAAATGATAAACAGCATATCTCCCTCTACGGCCCGTCTACTTACTATTCTTAGTTCTTCAATTGCCGATGGAAGAATTACAGCTCTTTTCCCGATTATGAATAACTCATGAGCCAAATATTTTGCTATTAACTCTTGAGACCAACCTGTTGAATATAAATAAATTGTATTTGCGCGCTCAATATCAGAAAAAACCTTTTCTAAATCTAACGTATTATAGTAATTCAGCACCTCTTGACTTGCATTTTCTACTTCAGTTGCAACATCAATCGTATTCATTTTCTTTTCATGAGTTAAATCTGATAATTCAAACCGCAATTCACTGTAGCCTGATAAACCTATTTTTTTGCACAGTCTAAAAATAGAAGATTCTGAAACATACAATCTTTTTGCTAGTTTTGCTAAGCTCAAATGGCTACATAATGTTGAATTTGAAAATAAGAATCTAACAATTTCTTTCTCAGATTCACTTAACTCTCCGTTTTTTTCCCAAACGCGTCTTTTCAAGTCAGTCATTGTTACATTAATCTCCCCAGTAATGTAAATGCTATCATAATTACACTACTAGAATAACATAAGACTAGTCTAAAAAGCGTTTGGAGTACTACATATTTTCTTTCATTTTATCAACAATACTATCTGCATTTAAGCCAATAACAATATCAATTTCATTGTCTCTACGAGTAACTTCATGAGCTCCTAAATCTTTAAAGTGAGCATCATCTGCAACTTTAGATAGATCATAGACTTCAACCCTAATTCTAGTTGAGCACGATATTAATTTCTTGATATTATCACGACCACCAAGTAGATCAATAAATCCAATAGCTTGTTCAACTTCTGGATCTTGTTCTTGACTTACCTTTGTACTTTGACCAGCTTTTTCAATTAATGTTTGCATTCTTTCTAAGACTTGCGCAACATCAAGACCAACAATCACTTGAATAGCTTTACCATGGTGAACAACATTAACAGCTTTATTAGCTCTGAATTGAGCATCTGATCCCAACTTATCTGGATCCTTTACAGTTACACGTAATCTAGTAGCACATGACGATAATTCTTCAATATTGCTTGGTCCACCTAATAATTCTAGATAAGCTTGTGCTCTAGCAATATATGGATCAGAAGCATCGACACCAGTAGCTTGTTGAGCTGCCTTTTGTTGAGCCATCTTTTCTTTATATTCTTTCTTATTGATTAATTTAACATCTTCATCATCAGCTTCACGGCCTGGAGTTACGTAGTTAAATTTTTCAATCATTATCTTAAAAATAAAGTAAGTAAGAAGACCGAATACAATTCCGACAATAAATTGCATTACATAGATGTGCCAGTGATTTGCCCAAAGTGGAAGCCAGTTCATTGACGCAATACCAATTGCACCATCTGACATAAGTCCTCTTAAACCAAAACACCACATAACCGTATTCATAGTAGCAGCCATAACTGAATATACAATCCAGAGTACTGGGGCAGCAAACAAGTAAGTAAAGTCAATAGGTTCAGTAATACCAGCAAAAACAGAAGTTAGTGCAGCTGGGATAAGCAATGCTGAGGTTTGTTTCTTCTTATTCTTCTTAGCGGTTGCATAGAAAGCCCAACAAATAAATGGTACTAAGAAGACTTTTTCATTACCGTAAAGTTGAAATCCTTCTACAGAAGCAATTTGTGATAAAGGTTTTGTACTTGCAGCATATTCTGTTAAGTGCTTTAACCAATATGGTTGAAGTCCACCAGCAACCACGGCTGGTCCAAACTGGAATGGAATATATACTAAGTGGTGGAGTCCGGTAGGAATTAATACACGGTTCAAAAATGAATAAATCCATATTCCTACAAAACCACTGCTTACAATAAAGTGTTGCATACTGTTAATACCTAATTGAACTTTAGGCCAAATTAAACAAGTTAAAAATGCAACTGGGATCATTACAAAGAACCCTAAGAAGTAAACATAAGTTGACCCCTGAAAAGTACCTAGCCATTCTGGTAATTTCTTATCAAAGTAATGATTATGGAGATAAACAACAATACCAGCAATAATTAGGGAGAAGACAATATTAGTATCTAGTGTCTTAATACCGGCAATTTCAGTTAAACCACCGTTAGTCGCATTAGCAGTAATTTGAATCTTATTAAAGTTTGGTACTCCAAAGAAAGCACCCCAATGACTTAGCATAGCTCCAACAAAATAGTTGAAAGTCAAGTAAGTAATAAGAGCTTCCATTGCAGCACGTCCACGTGATTTATTTGCTAGGCCAATTGGCAATCCAACAACAAATAATAGACATTCTTGATTAAATACAGTCCAACCACCAGCAGATATTGTATCCCAAACTTTATACCAGCCAGTCGTAGGATTAGCTAATGATCCAAAAATCGTCGCATTGTTAAATAAGCTTCCTAGAGCTACCACAATACCGGCAAACGAGAAAAGCAAGACGGGTACGAACATTGCCGCCCCAAATCTTTGTAGTTTCTGCATCATAATCCATTCACCTCACAAAAAGAAGGACCTATTAAACCACAGCATTAACAAGTCCTCCTTTAATAAATCTTTTATCTATTAAATTTCTATTTCAATTCTGGCCAGTAAGGCTTGTTTTCTGGAATCATATCGTCAAGTATCTTCTTAGCCACAAGTGCATCTGGAACAGTCTTATTAAGTGCAAATGCTTCCCACATCTTTTCATATGAATGTTGTTCATATGCATCAACAACTAGTTTTTCACAAGTTTGTTGTTCCATCATCAAGCCTCTTTGGAAGATTCCAGCTTTACCAGTTGCCATTGGTTCAACGCCATGTGAGGTAAACAAGCAAGGAACTTCAACGATTGAATCAGGATCCATATTTGAAATAGCACCATTATTTGGAATATTTGCTAAGAACTTTTCTCCGGTGTTATAAGCAATTGCATGACAGATATCAACAATATATTCTGAGTGAGTTGCGTTACGATCCCACATATTATTTTCGGCAGTACCTTCTTTAACGATTCGTTCACACTCACCAAATACAATCTTTTGACGATACTCACGAATTTCATCAGTACGAGTATGATGTGGATCTGCATTCTTAACTTCGTATTGTGGGTAGTAATAATATTGCATGTAAGTGTTTGGTAACGTATTTGGTTCCAAAGCATAGCAATCAGCTGCTTTCTTAAAAGTTGCTTCCCAGCTAGGCTCAGTATCCTTATCAAAATCACCGCCTACCCAGTAACCATTCTTTGAAACGTATTTCTTAAGTTCTGGCATTAAATCTTTTCCAGTCTTCTTGTCCCAAACACCTTTCCACCAACCAAAGTGGTTTAAGCCGTAGTAGTTGAAATCTAAGTCATGATAATCTTTCAAGCCACAAATTTGTGCCATTCTTGTCATGATATCAATTGGCATATCACAAATATTAATAACTTTTGAATGTGGGCGAAGTCGACGACATGCTTCAGCAACAATGGCAATAGTATTAGAATAATTAATCATCCAAGCATTAGGTGAATATTCTTCCATCCAGTCAATAATTTGAATAATTGCTGGAATAGAACGAAGACCGTATGCCATTCCTCCGGGTCCTGTAGTTTCTTGTCCATTAACTCCATATCTCAATGGAATTTTTTCATCTAAACTACGCATATGGTATTTACCAACACGAATTGAACCCATAACGAAATCAACATCAGTAAATGCTTCCTTAGGATCAGTAGTATATTCGAACTCAATTTCTGGAGCTCTTTCTTTCATAATAATTGCTACTGCATCCCCAATTTTCTTTTGACGTTCTGCGTCATTATCGTAGAATTTTAACTTTCTTAATGGAAATCTATCTTGATTCTGTAATAAGTTCAGTACAAAGCCTGGTGTAAATGTACTACCACCACCAGCAATAACAACTGAAAACTTACGGTTATCTTTAGTCATACAGTTTCTACTCCCTTTTGTGATTCTCTTTTATAAGATATATCTCGAAAAACTTTTCCTTGTTTTTCCTCTTAGCTAGCTTACACATTATTTATACCGCTCCCAGTCTATTAAAGAAAGCGATTTCAACACTTAAGAATTCTATTTCACTTGTTCAAAAATTCTTGTCAAATACTGAAATATATTTCATCCATCAGTTTAATTAAAAACATTACGTATCAATACTGTTTAACAATACAAATTTTATCAATTGGTATTTACCATTGATGTGATATTTCATCATACTAATTAGTTAATAGACATCCCTTTAGTAGTTACTCCTTATCTACATACAAGCAAAAGAAAAAGCCTACTTCAAAAAAGTAGACTTTTTAAAATCTAAAAATTATTCAATTAATATTCTGAAGCGCCAGAATTGGTATCAGGTTTTGCTTCTTTCTTTTCTTCTACATGCTCTTCATGTTTAGAAGCGCCTGTTGCAGTATCAATGGTATCTCTCTTATAAGTTGCACCAGTTGTAGCATCGGGATCATCAACAAGTTTTTGTCCAGTAGTTTCACAGAAATATTTTACAAACGGATATATATCTTGTACCCATTCATAAGTACCAACATAGTTACCCTCTTCGTCTTCAATTCGCTTATAATCATGTAAAATCAACTTATGACGATTACCATTTGGAACAGGCATTTTAACTTCATCATGTCCACCGACTTTATTTCTTAAAGCATAGATAACTTTCTTTGCTTCAGGAATAACGTTACGAATATCAGGGTGAACAGCACCCATAGTATCACCAACTTGATCTGGTGTACGACCAGCAAGCATCTTTTTATCTGGATCAGTTGGCTTGTTATACCACAAGAATTGGTTGTTATCATCTACATAAGTTAATTCACCAAATGCACGACGAAGCATCCAGTTAATTTGGTTAACTGTAAGAAGTCCAGCATCAAGCTTTACGTAGTCGTCACCTTCAGCAGCATTTACTTTCTTGGCTGCCTTATCCAACCAGTCAGGATCATTTTTATCTACACCTTCAACAGTATAGCGTGACTTTCCGGTTGCATCGAAATCTTCTTTAAGATAATCTTCTTCTTTTAAATCTTTTAGCCACTTAGGTTCTGCCATTTTACTTCACCTCATAAAAACATTGTTACTTATCTTGATTATACCTACTAGCGAAAGGGCTTGCAACGTCTATATACAATATTTTATATACGAACTTGGCATAATATATATTTATGGAATATTACTTTCTTTTTAAAATTAACTGTTGACTAAAAGTAAGTTATAAGATATCATAACTTGTGAAAAGTAAGAAAGGAGCTAATGATTATGTTTAATGTACGTCAAGCAAATTCTTGTTGTTGTAATTGTCAAAAAAATTGGCAATTATTTGGCGTACAGTCATTAGTTCACTTCAGGAATTTCTCTAGTTAGAAACTAGCTTTTCAAAGTTATAACTATGATTTTTCTCAAGAGCTGTTGGCACTAGGCCAATGGCTCTTTTTTGTTTGCTTAGAATCGGGGTTGAATAAAGTGCAAACTACTCTCATTGTTTTAGTAGCCGTCGCTATTCTAGCTGGCATGGCTTACTTACATAAAAAGAATTGGGGATTTACCAAGCTAGTATTTCTCTCATTAGTCGTTGGAATCGTCTTTGGAGTTTCTATTCAATTAATGTTTGGTGCCAAAAACGAGATTGTAAAAAATAGTATTGATTGGATTTCAATTGTTGGAGATGGGTATGTCTCCTTATTACAAATGTTGGTTATCCCACTAATCTTTGTTTCATTAGTTGGTGCCTTTACGCAATTAAAAATGACTACTAAAATCCGAAAAATTGCTACAAGTGTCTTAGCCATCTTGCTAGGAACTACTGCAGTTGCTTCATTCCTGGGCTTTAGTAGTGTTGCAATTTTTAATTTAGGCGGAGCTGGCTTTGCTAAGGGAATGACTGCTTCTTCAACTGCTCTTAGTGCAATTAAGGACCATCAAGAACAATTGAAAGGCCTAACTTTACCGCAACAAATTACTTCGTTTTTCCCGCAAAATATTTTTGCCGACTTTGCAGGAATGCGTTCAACTAGTACAATTGCAGTTGTAGTTTTCTCTATCTTTGTCGGAATTGCATTCTTACAAATTAAGAAAGAAAAAGCTGAAGTCGCTGCTACCTTTGCACGTGGTATTCAAGCATTACGTGCAGTTATCATGCGGATAGTTAAAATTGTACTCGAACTCACTCCATACGGAATCTTTGCTCTAATTGCTAGAACTACTGCAACTAACAGTTTCGCAACAATGAGCAAATTATTGGTCTTCATCGTTGCCGCTTATGTTGCAATAATAGTTATGTTTATTGTTCACGCTGTTTTACTTTTAATTAATGGAATTAATCCTATTACTTACTTTAAGAAGGCGTGGCCAGTTTTAGTTTTTGCCTTCACTTCCAGAACTAGTGGTGGTAGTTTGCCACTTAATGTTCGTACCCAACGTGAATCAATGGGCGTTAGCGACACAATTGCCGATTTCGCCGCTAGCTTTGGTTTAACTATTGGTCAAAATGGATGTGCAGGTATTTACCCATCGATGGTTGCAGCAATTACTGCTCCCCTTGTTGGAGTTAATATTTTCTCATGGCAATTTGTCTTAACCTTAGTTGTAATTGATGTTATTTCAAGTTTCGGCGTTGCCGGTGTTGGTGGCGGTGCAACATTTACTACTTTAATGGTACTTGGAGCACTTAACCTGCCAGTTACAGTACTTGGAGTTTTAATTGCTATTGACCCAATCGTTGACATGGCAAGAACTGCTCTTAATGTTA is a window encoding:
- a CDS encoding MurR/RpiR family transcriptional regulator; translated protein: MTDLKRRVWEKNGELSESEKEIVRFLFSNSTLCSHLSLAKLAKRLYVSESSIFRLCKKIGLSGYSELRFELSDLTHEKKMNTIDVATEVENASQEVLNYYNTLDLEKVFSDIERANTIYLYSTGWSQELIAKYLAHELFIIGKRAVILPSAIEELRIVSRRAVEGDMLFIISYSGDNIQIRDEISKIKLLNNKITTVSFTTLRPAELISLVDYSFFFRTLKFKKFSGGEEATNDAFSPAYTFIDLLIAKYYQWEEQKGELDNVDDDEE
- a CDS encoding 6-phospho-alpha-glucosidase, which codes for MTKDNRKFSVVIAGGGSTFTPGFVLNLLQNQDRFPLRKLKFYDNDAERQKKIGDAVAIIMKERAPEIEFEYTTDPKEAFTDVDFVMGSIRVGKYHMRSLDEKIPLRYGVNGQETTGPGGMAYGLRSIPAIIQIIDWMEEYSPNAWMINYSNTIAIVAEACRRLRPHSKVINICDMPIDIMTRMAQICGLKDYHDLDFNYYGLNHFGWWKGVWDKKTGKDLMPELKKYVSKNGYWVGGDFDKDTEPSWEATFKKAADCYALEPNTLPNTYMQYYYYPQYEVKNADPHHTRTDEIREYRQKIVFGECERIVKEGTAENNMWDRNATHSEYIVDICHAIAYNTGEKFLANIPNNGAISNMDPDSIVEVPCLFTSHGVEPMATGKAGIFQRGLMMEQQTCEKLVVDAYEQHSYEKMWEAFALNKTVPDALVAKKILDDMIPENKPYWPELK
- a CDS encoding alpha-glucoside-specific PTS transporter subunit IIBC; its protein translation is MMQKLQRFGAAMFVPVLLFSFAGIVVALGSLFNNATIFGSLANPTTGWYKVWDTISAGGWTVFNQECLLFVVGLPIGLANKSRGRAAMEALITYLTFNYFVGAMLSHWGAFFGVPNFNKIQITANATNGGLTEIAGIKTLDTNIVFSLIIAGIVVYLHNHYFDKKLPEWLGTFQGSTYVYFLGFFVMIPVAFLTCLIWPKVQLGINSMQHFIVSSGFVGIWIYSFLNRVLIPTGLHHLVYIPFQFGPAVVAGGLQPYWLKHLTEYAASTKPLSQIASVEGFQLYGNEKVFLVPFICWAFYATAKKNKKKQTSALLIPAALTSVFAGITEPIDFTYLFAAPVLWIVYSVMAATMNTVMWCFGLRGLMSDGAIGIASMNWLPLWANHWHIYVMQFIVGIVFGLLTYFIFKIMIEKFNYVTPGREADDEDVKLINKKEYKEKMAQQKAAQQATGVDASDPYIARAQAYLELLGGPSNIEELSSCATRLRVTVKDPDKLGSDAQFRANKAVNVVHHGKAIQVIVGLDVAQVLERMQTLIEKAGQSTKVSQEQDPEVEQAIGFIDLLGGRDNIKKLISCSTRIRVEVYDLSKVADDAHFKDLGAHEVTRRDNEIDIVIGLNADSIVDKMKENM
- a CDS encoding PAS domain-containing protein, translating into MAEPKWLKDLKEEDYLKEDFDATGKSRYTVEGVDKNDPDWLDKAAKKVNAAEGDDYVKLDAGLLTVNQINWMLRRAFGELTYVDDNNQFLWYNKPTDPDKKMLAGRTPDQVGDTMGAVHPDIRNVIPEAKKVIYALRNKVGGHDEVKMPVPNGNRHKLILHDYKRIEDEEGNYVGTYEWVQDIYPFVKYFCETTGQKLVDDPDATTGATYKRDTIDTATGASKHEEHVEEKKEAKPDTNSGASEY
- a CDS encoding L-cystine transporter, with amino-acid sequence MQTTLIVLVAVAILAGMAYLHKKNWGFTKLVFLSLVVGIVFGVSIQLMFGAKNEIVKNSIDWISIVGDGYVSLLQMLVIPLIFVSLVGAFTQLKMTTKIRKIATSVLAILLGTTAVASFLGFSSVAIFNLGGAGFAKGMTASSTALSAIKDHQEQLKGLTLPQQITSFFPQNIFADFAGMRSTSTIAVVVFSIFVGIAFLQIKKEKAEVAATFARGIQALRAVIMRIVKIVLELTPYGIFALIARTTATNSFATMSKLLVFIVAAYVAIIVMFIVHAVLLLINGINPITYFKKAWPVLVFAFTSRTSGGSLPLNVRTQRESMGVSDTIADFAASFGLTIGQNGCAGIYPSMVAAITAPLVGVNIFSWQFVLTLVVIDVISSFGVAGVGGGATFTTLMVLGALNLPVTVLGVLIAIDPIVDMARTALNVNDSMVAGVITAKRTGELDWNIFNNQKDDVDTEIE
- a CDS encoding PTS sugar transporter subunit IIA — its product is MFNFFKKKNKGLEVDAAVDGELIPITEVKDDVFSTKMLGDGYAIKPTSGEIHSPVEGDISTLFPTKHAIGIKTKEGLEILVHLGIDTVELNGAPFKMEIQKGDHVTPGQLLGTMDLKQVTDSGRDDSVIVVYTNMDLIESITPVQKGSISSGDKVQIITFRKN